One genomic window of Gracilinema caldarium DSM 7334 includes the following:
- a CDS encoding ATP-binding protein produces MKRYALDDLRIWKEAPNRKPLILRGARQVGKTELVRIFARECFESFIEINFDEHPSKSTFFEEEDIRIVCKYIEIDAGIKLVPGKTLLFLDEIQSVPQVLARLRYFYERMPELHVICAGSLLDFTLADHEIAMPVGRMEFMFLGPMTFGEFLHAREQVSIEEYLAGYHIGQDIPLALHKKILGLLREYLLIGGMPGVVKRYIESGLDFESAAREQQGILQTFYADFGKYKRRINVPFIQDLFRKVPLNIGKTIKFSSLNPDVRSVVVREGLEYLEKARIIYRVFHADANGIPLGAELNHNYFKLLFLDVGLVSSLLGLRLTDLRPDTDYTLVHSGLIAEQFVGQHVLYSPKRWMEPALYYWNRPIRGSSSEVDYLIQCGTRVVPVEVKAGKTGRLKSLQMFVLEKRPSLALRFNSDAPSVIHTTTSVAGREPQDFSLLSLPLYLAEQTQRLLDEYFEG; encoded by the coding sequence ATGAAACGGTATGCGTTGGATGATTTACGAATATGGAAAGAAGCTCCCAACAGAAAGCCCTTAATCCTGCGGGGAGCACGACAGGTAGGCAAAACGGAGTTGGTCAGGATCTTTGCCCGTGAATGTTTTGAATCCTTTATTGAAATCAATTTTGATGAACATCCCAGCAAGAGCACATTTTTTGAGGAAGAAGACATCAGAATTGTATGCAAATACATCGAGATTGATGCGGGTATAAAACTTGTACCTGGCAAGACATTGCTATTTTTGGATGAGATCCAGTCCGTTCCGCAGGTTCTTGCACGGCTCCGTTACTTTTATGAGCGCATGCCGGAGCTTCATGTTATCTGTGCAGGGTCACTTCTGGATTTTACATTGGCAGACCATGAAATCGCTATGCCCGTGGGTAGAATGGAGTTTATGTTTCTGGGGCCGATGACTTTTGGTGAGTTCCTTCATGCACGCGAACAGGTGAGCATTGAGGAATACCTTGCGGGGTATCACATTGGTCAGGATATTCCTTTAGCTCTGCATAAAAAAATTCTTGGATTATTACGTGAGTATCTATTAATTGGTGGTATGCCAGGAGTAGTTAAGCGATATATCGAGTCAGGTTTGGATTTTGAATCTGCGGCCCGGGAACAACAGGGAATTTTGCAAACATTTTATGCTGATTTTGGCAAATATAAGCGAAGGATAAATGTTCCCTTTATACAAGACCTTTTCAGGAAAGTTCCGCTCAACATAGGTAAAACAATAAAATTTAGTTCCCTTAATCCGGACGTAAGGTCGGTTGTTGTTCGGGAAGGATTAGAATATTTAGAAAAGGCCCGGATTATCTACCGGGTTTTTCATGCCGATGCCAACGGAATACCCCTTGGGGCTGAGCTTAATCACAATTATTTTAAACTGCTCTTTTTGGATGTAGGACTTGTTTCGTCCCTGCTCGGTTTGCGTTTGACCGATTTAAGACCTGATACGGATTATACACTGGTGCATTCCGGCTTAATTGCAGAGCAGTTTGTAGGTCAGCATGTATTGTATAGCCCAAAGCGCTGGATGGAGCCAGCACTTTATTATTGGAACAGACCGATTCGCGGATCAAGCTCGGAGGTGGACTATCTTATACAGTGCGGAACCCGGGTGGTTCCGGTTGAGGTGAAGGCCGGTAAGACAGGCAGATTAAAGTCTTTGCAAATGTTTGTACTGGAAAAAAGGCCCTCTCTGGCCCTCCGTTTTAACAGCGATGCTCCTTCGGTGATTCATACGACGACAAGTGTTGCAGGCAGGGAGCCCCAAGATTTCTCCTTGCTTTCCCTCCCACTCTATCTAGCAGAACAGACCCAGCGTCTTCTTGATGAGTATTTTGAGGGGTAG
- the vapC gene encoding type II toxin-antitoxin system tRNA(fMet)-specific endonuclease VapC: MYLLDTNICIFIKNKKPKQVLDHLHQVINQNLYISSITVAELYFGVFNSQNIEKNHISLVEFLAPFKILDFDDEDAKEFGRIRSKLKKEGKLIGPYDMQIAAQAIAKKLILVTNNTNEFIRVDGIKIEDWN, translated from the coding sequence ATGTATCTACTCGATACAAATATTTGCATTTTTATAAAGAACAAAAAACCGAAACAGGTATTAGATCATTTACATCAAGTAATTAACCAGAATTTATATATATCAAGTATTACAGTTGCTGAATTGTATTTTGGAGTTTTTAATAGTCAAAACATTGAAAAAAACCATATTTCTTTAGTTGAGTTTTTAGCACCTTTTAAAATATTGGATTTTGATGATGAAGATGCAAAAGAATTTGGGAGAATAAGATCAAAATTAAAGAAAGAAGGGAAGCTAATAGGTCCATATGATATGCAAATAGCGGCACAGGCAATAGCTAAGAAATTAATCCTTGTTACAAATAATACAAATGAATTCATCAGAGTAGATGGAATCAAAATTGAAGATTGGAATTAA
- the vapB gene encoding type II toxin-antitoxin system antitoxin VapB, whose protein sequence is MQTAKLFQNGRSQAVRLPKEYNFKGNDVLIQKVGEAVILFPKDRVWETFLEGLNGFTEDFMADGREQPAMQERDGL, encoded by the coding sequence ATGCAAACCGCTAAACTATTCCAGAATGGCCGTAGTCAGGCAGTAAGACTACCGAAAGAATATAACTTCAAAGGTAATGATGTTCTTATCCAGAAGGTTGGAGAGGCTGTGATTCTATTCCCCAAAGATCGTGTTTGGGAGACTTTTCTTGAAGGTTTAAATGGATTCACAGAAGACTTTATGGCTGATGGAAGAGAACAACCAGCTATGCAAGAAAGAGATGGTTTATAA
- a CDS encoding transglutaminase domain-containing protein, with amino-acid sequence MENSKPKKSVVERIGDFFAVAGLLAFLVPALAAFGIGAPLTWVQRGLGAFGESGALLLYFIGAYLIAALFGTVERILPVLSGLMTGLLLFAGAFEVPYLTGIRSALFRFAPFQEAAPALFAGALAVIVGNLMGRSPKTKAIPGLLVPFVSGIALLIVLAAWSPFTKSTLNLDASSVERAIQSISGTLGKEYVNPEVEKAVRQVMEEKNKTLAEKEQALKELQERLERTEADKKALERSLKDSDQLSKQLEAAKKALDEMKGRLESQVPLVQGGRYDQAVQPADPLVRDFAVKAASAAPGPWDNPQGSRIPNDAGAHQLVLIHGAISRNWKYVSDPAVSWTDYTSPAKRTLALGLAGDCDDYAALMASCIIAVGGRARIVHGVKGNQGHAWAEVWIGQGAMAERVLSSVARFTGRNPGQLAVSVDAATDNRWLVLDWELGRYSFPARTITIAWTSD; translated from the coding sequence ATGGAAAATAGTAAGCCGAAAAAATCTGTTGTTGAGCGGATTGGAGACTTTTTTGCGGTGGCGGGCTTGCTCGCCTTTCTGGTGCCGGCCCTGGCGGCCTTTGGAATCGGTGCGCCCCTGACCTGGGTTCAGCGCGGCCTGGGGGCCTTTGGCGAAAGTGGGGCCCTCCTCCTGTATTTTATCGGTGCCTACCTTATCGCGGCCCTCTTTGGAACGGTGGAGCGGATCCTTCCAGTTCTTTCCGGGTTGATGACCGGGCTTCTCCTTTTTGCTGGAGCCTTTGAGGTTCCCTACCTGACCGGTATCCGTTCGGCCCTGTTCCGCTTCGCGCCCTTTCAGGAGGCAGCCCCGGCCCTCTTTGCGGGAGCCCTGGCGGTGATCGTCGGGAATCTCATGGGCCGCAGTCCTAAAACTAAAGCTATCCCGGGACTTCTTGTTCCCTTTGTAAGCGGTATTGCCCTTCTCATTGTGCTTGCCGCCTGGTCCCCCTTTACGAAAAGCACCCTGAACCTGGATGCCTCCAGTGTGGAGCGGGCCATACAATCCATATCCGGCACCCTGGGCAAGGAATATGTAAACCCGGAGGTCGAGAAGGCGGTCCGCCAGGTCATGGAAGAAAAAAACAAGACCCTGGCAGAAAAGGAACAGGCCCTTAAGGAATTACAGGAACGGCTAGAGCGGACCGAGGCGGACAAAAAAGCCCTGGAACGTTCCTTAAAAGACAGCGATCAGCTTTCCAAACAGCTCGAGGCGGCAAAAAAGGCTCTGGATGAGATGAAGGGCCGCCTGGAATCCCAAGTACCCCTCGTGCAGGGCGGCCGCTATGATCAGGCGGTACAGCCCGCGGATCCCTTAGTGCGGGACTTTGCCGTAAAGGCGGCCAGCGCCGCCCCGGGGCCCTGGGATAACCCCCAGGGAAGCCGAATCCCTAACGACGCAGGAGCTCATCAACTTGTATTGATCCATGGAGCCATCTCCCGGAATTGGAAATATGTGAGCGACCCTGCGGTCTCATGGACTGATTACACTTCCCCTGCAAAGAGAACCCTCGCCCTGGGTCTGGCCGGGGACTGCGACGATTACGCGGCCCTCATGGCATCCTGCATCATCGCCGTGGGGGGCAGAGCCCGGATCGTCCATGGTGTTAAGGGCAACCAGGGCCACGCCTGGGCCGAGGTCTGGATTGGCCAGGGGGCAATGGCCGAGAGGGTGCTTTCATCGGTAGCCCGCTTTACAGGCCGAAACCCGGGACAGCTTGCGGTGAGTGTGGATGCGGCTACGGATAACCGCTGGCTGGTGCTGGACTGGGAACTGGGACGCTACAGCTTCCCCGCCAGGACCATAACCATAGCATGGACGAGCGATTAA